One genomic window of Punica granatum isolate Tunisia-2019 chromosome 1, ASM765513v2, whole genome shotgun sequence includes the following:
- the LOC116192920 gene encoding non-specific lipid-transfer protein 1-like, with translation MAPAASLSAVAAVLLLFSWPLLLAAEQPSCQLVISQLGPCLPYVLRSVRMPPDMCCNGVLFLGSRYSQDHEARQAICECVQHSISPVLPIDFDLVNTLPIACGINVHLPKLSFSVDCSQV, from the exons ATGGCTCCTGCAGCTTCACTTTCAGCAGTGGCAGCagtcctcctcctcttctcgtGGCCACTGCTTTTGGCTGCAGAACAGCCGTCGTGCCAGCTTGTGATCTCGCAGCTGGGTCCTTGCCTGCCTTATGTGTTGAGGTCTGTGCGAATGCCTCCAGATATGTGCTGCAATGGGGTCCTCTTCCTCGGTAGCAGGTACTCCCAGGACCATGAGGCCCGGCAGGCTATATGCGAGTGCGTCCAGCACTCCATTTCGCCTGTCCTCCCGATCGACTTTGACCTGGTTAATACGCTGCCCATTGCCTGTGGGAtcaacgtccaccttcccaagTTATCTTTCAGCGTCGACTGCTCCCA AGTTTGA
- the LOC116194806 gene encoding long chain acyl-CoA synthetase 4 produces MAQQQRKYLIEVEKAKEAADGRPSRGPAYRSSFAKDGFPAPPEGMESCWDIFRMSVEKSPNNRMLGRRQIVDGKAGNYVWQTYREVYDLVIKIGNSIRSCGVEKGGKCGIYGANCPEWIMSMEACNAHGIYCVPLYDTLGAGAVEFIICHAEVSIAFVEEKKIPELLKTMENASQYLKTLVSFGKVTAEQKEEVEKYGAAIYSWDEFLQLGDDRQFDLPEKQKTDICTIMYTSGTTGDPKGVLISNESIVTLIAGVKRLLESVNEELNHKDVYMSYLPLAHIFDRVIEECFISHGASIGFWRGDVKLLIEDLGELKPTIFCAVPRVLDRVYSGLTQKISAGGFFKSKLFDIAYSYKLHNMRKGNGHTEAAPICDKLVFNKVKQGLGGNVRLILSGAAPLSTHVEGFLKVVTCSHVLQGYGLTETCAGTFVSLPNEMSMLGTVGPPVPNVDVCLESVPEMGYDALSSMPRGEICVRGKTLFSGYYKREDLTNEVMIDGWFHTGDIGEWQADGSLKIIDRKKNIFKLSQGEYVAVENLENIYSQATGVDSVWVYGNSFESFLIAVVNPNKETIEHWAQENEISGDFTSLCENPKAKEFILGELTKIGKQKKLKGFEFIKAIHLDPVPFDMERDLLTPTYKKKRPQLLKYYQSVIDSMYKSAK; encoded by the exons ATGGCGCAGCAACAGAGGAAGTACTTGATCGAGGTGGAGAAGGCGAAGGAGGCCGCGGATGGGAGGCCGTCCAGGGGGCCGGCTTACCGGAGCTCATTCGCCAAGGACGGGTTCCCAGCTCCCCCTGAAGGAATGGAGAGCTGCTGGGACATTTTCCG CATGTCTGTGGAGAAATCTCCCAACAATAGGATGCTTGGTCGCCGCCAGATTGTGGACGGAAAG GCTGGGAATTATGTCTGGCAGACATACCGGGAAGTGTATGATTTGGTGATCAAAATTGGCAATTCTATTAGGAGTTGTGGCGTCGAAAAG GGAGGAAAATGCGGTATTTATGGTGCCAATTGCCCGGAGTGGATCATGAGCATGGAG GCTTGTAATGCTCATGGGATCTACTGTGTGCCCTTGTATGACACTTTAG GTGCTGGAGCTGTGGAATTTATTATATGTCATGCAGAGGTTTCGATTGCTTTCGTAGAAGAGAAAAAGATTCCTGAG TTGTTGAAGACCATGGAGAATGCTAGCCAGTACCTGAAGA CTCTCGTAAGCTTTGGCAAGGTTACTGCTGAACAAAAGGAAGAGGTTGAAAAATATGGGGCGGCAATATACTCCTGGGATGAGTTTTTACAACTG GGAGATGACAGGCAATTTGATCTTCCTGAGAAACAGAAAACTGATATCTGTACAATAATGTACACCAGTGGGACGACTGGTGACCCCAAGGGTGTACTGATTTCAAATGAAAGCATTGTCACTCTCATTGCTGGGGTGAAGCGGCTATTAGAGAGTGTGAATGAAGAG TTAAATCATAAAGATGTGTACATGTCCTACCTTCCATTGGCGCATATCTTTGACAGGGTGATTGAGGAGTGTTTTATATCTCATGGGGCTTCAATAGGATTTTGGCGTGGG GACGTCAAGTTATTGATTGAGGACCTCGGGGAGCTAAAACCAACTATCTTCTGTGCTGTCCCTCGTGTGTTAGATAGAGTTTACTCAG GTTTAACTCAGAAGATTTCAGCTGGGGGCTTCTTTAAGAGTAAATTGTTTGACATTGCCTATTCATA CAAGTTGCACAACATGCGGAAGGGGAATGGACATACTGAGGCTGCCCCGATATGTGACAAATTAGTTTTCAATAAG GTAAAGCAAGGATTGGGTGGAAATGTGCGGCTTATACTTTCAGGAGCTGCTCCACTGTCTACCCATGTAGAGGGTTTCCTGAAAGTGGTTACCTGTTCTCACGTTCTTCAAGGATATG GTCTGACAGAAACCTGTGCTGGGACATTTGTCTCTCTACCAAATGAGATGTCGATGCTTGGAACAGTGGGGCCCCCCGTGCCTAACGTTGATGTCTGTCTAGAATCTGTCCCTGAAATGGGATATGATGCCCTTTCAAGCATGCCAAGGGGAGAGATATGTGTGAGGGGGAAAACTTTGTTCTCTGGGTATTATAAACGTGAAGATTTGACTAATGAGGTCATGATTGATGGATGGTTCCATACAg GGGATATTGGTGAGTGGCAAGCGGATGGAAGCTTGAAAATTATTGACAGGAAGAAGAATATTTTCAAGCTTTCACAAGGAGAGTACGTGGCAGTTGAAAACTTGGAGAATATCTATTCCCAAGCTACTGGTGTTGATTCG GTATGGGTGTACGGGAACAGCTTTGAGTCCTTCCTCATCGCAGTAGTAAATCCCAACAAAGAGACAATCGAGCATTGGGCTCAGGAGAACGAAATTAGTGGAGACTTCACTTCTCTCTGCGAGAATCCCAAGGCCAAAGAGTTTATACTCGGAGAGCTTACAAAGattggaaaacagaagaag TTAAAGGGTTTTGAGTTTATCAAAGCTATACACCTTGATCCCGTGCCGTTTGATATGGAACGAGACCTTCTTACCCCCACATACAAGAAGAAGAGGCCTCAATTGCTCAAATACTATCAg AGCGTCATCGACAGTATGTACAAGAGCGCAAAGTGA
- the LOC116194812 gene encoding endoglucanase 6: MGKSAISVAPLLFLLCFSSPWLASAGHDYRQALSKSILFFEAQRSGYLPRNQRLSWRGNSGLYDGKASGVDLVGGYYDAGDNVKFGLPMAFTVTMMSWSILEYGKQMASNGELGHAMEAVKWGTDYFIKAHPRPYVLYGEVGDGNSDHYCWQRPEDMTTDRRAYRIDPNNPGSDLAGETAAAMAAASIVFRRSNPAYSAQLLNHARQLFEFADKYRGKYDSSITVAQKYYRSISGYNDELLWAAAWLYKATNNQYYLNYLGKNGDALGGTGWSITEFSWDVKYAGVQTLVAKILMQGRAGHFAPVFEKYQQKAEYFMCSCIGKNMRNVQRTPGGLLFRQRWNNLQFVTSASFLMTVYSDYLASSGRSLRCASGNVPASALLSFAKSQVDYILGDNPRATSYMVGYGTNYPRQVHHRGSSIISIKVNPSFVSCRGGYATWYSRKASDPNLLSGAVVGGPDAYDNFADQRDNYEQTEPATYNNAPLLGVLARLSGGRGSFNQLLPEVVPAPKQTFTRPRPTPAPAMSTNVISVQQKLTASWNAKGRTYYRYSTIVTNKSSKTLKDLKLSISKLYGPLWGLTKYQNSYTFPSWIQSLPAGKTLAFVYVHSSPQADVSVSSYKLD; encoded by the exons ATGGGGAAGTCTGCCATTTCAGTGGCTCCTCTGCTCTTCCTGCTCTGTTTCTCTTCCCCCTGGCTGGCGAGCGCAGGGCATGATTATAGGCAAGCCCTGAGCAAGAGCATCCTCTTCTTCGAAGCCCAGAGATCGGGTTACCTACCAAGGAACCAGAGGCTGTCTTGGAGGGGCAACTCCGGCCTCTATGACGGCAAAGCCAGTGGT GTGGATCTGGTGGGAGGGTACTACGACGCGGGGGACAACGTGAAGTTCGGGCTGCCAATGGCGTTCACGGTGACGATGATGTCGTGGAGCATACTGGAGTACGGGAAGCAAATGGCTTCCAATGGGGAGCTGGGGCATGCCATGGAAGCCGTTAAATGGGGCACTGACTACTTCATCAAAGCCCACCCCAGACCGTACGTCCTCTATGGAGAG GTGGGGGACGGGAACAGTGACCACTACTGCTGGCAGAGGCCCGAGGACATGACCACCGACAGGAGGGCTTACCGGATCGACCCGAACAACCCCGGGTCGGACCTTGCCGGAGAGACCGCCGCCGCCATGGCTGCCGCCTCCATTGTCTTCCGCCGCTCCAACCCCGCCTACTCCGCTCAGCTCCTCAATCACGCCCGACAG ctgtTCGAGTTTGCAGACAAATATAGAGGGAAATACGACAGCAGCATCACGGTGGCCCAAAAGTACTATCGATCCATCAGTGGCTACAAT GATGAGTTGCTGTGGGCTGCAGCTTGGTTGTACAAAGCAACGAACAATCAATACTACTTGAATTATTTGGGAAAGAACGGGGATGCGTTGGGTGGGACTGGCTGGTCCATAACCGAGTTCAGCTGGGATGTGAAATATGCCGGTGTTCAGACTCTTGTAGCCAAG ATCCTAATGCAAGGAAGGGCGGGTCATTTTGCCCCGGTATTCGAGAAGTATCAACAGAAGGCAGAGTACTTCATGTGCTCGTGCATCGGAAAGAACATGAGGAATGTGCAGAGGACCCCCGGCGGGCTCCTCTTCCGCCAGAGATGGAACAACCTGCAGTTCGTGACTAGCGCTTCTTTCCTGATGACTGTCTACTCTGACTACCTCGCTTCTTCTGGACGGAGCTTGCGTTGCGCCTCCGGGAACGTTCCAGCTTCTGCTCTTCTGTCATTTGCGAAATCCCAG GTGGACTATATCCTCGGTGATAACCCAAGAGCTACAAGTTACATGGTCGGATATGGAACCAACTATCCTAGGCAAGTCCACCACCGTGGCTCTTCCATCATCTCCATAAAGGTCAATCCTTCATTTGTAAGCTGCCGAGGAGGCTACGCCACCTGGTACAGCCGAAAAGCAAGTGACCCCAATCTCCTTAGTGGCGCTGTAGTTGGCGGGCCGGATGCCTATGACAACTTTGCTGATCAGAGAGACAATTACGAGCAGACCGAGCCTGCAACCTATAACAATGCACCTCTTTTGGGTGTACTGGCACGCTTAAGTGGTGGTCGAGGCAGTTTCAACCAACTCCTTCCAG AAGTGGTTCCCGCTCCCAAGCAAACCTTCACTCGACCCCGACCAACACCTGCTCCAG CAATGTCCACGAATGTGATTTCTGTACAGCAGAAGCTGACTGCTTCCTGGAATGCCAAGGGCAGGACATACTACCGATACTCGACAATTGTGACGAACAAATCCagtaaaactctcaaagaCCTCAAGCTCTCAATATCAAAGCTTTATGGTCCCTTGTGGGGACTCACCAAATACCAGAACTCCTACACTTTCCCGTCATGGATCCAATCTCTACCCGCCGGGAAGACGCTCGCGTTCGTCTACGTCCACTCTTCTCCTCAGGCAGACGTCTCAGTCTCTAGCTACAAGTTGGACTAA